The sequence ttcccccccattcctcccttccccctccccactgaaatccctccatgtgatgttcatttctctgattctgtacctgttctggttgtttgcttagcttctgtttttgctgttttttcttttaggttcatttgttgatagttttgagtttgttgtcattttactgttcatattttttatcttctttttcttagataagtccctttaacatttcatataataatggcttggtgatgatgaactcctttaacttgaccttatcagggaagcacttttatttatccttccattttaaatgaaagctttgctttcatttaatgacttcaaatacttctttccagccccttgcctgtaaggtttcttttgagaaatcagctaatagtcttatgatcactttgtaggtaactgtctcctttcccttgCTTCTGTTAGCATTCTcactttgtctttaatcttgggtaactgaatgatgatatgccttgctgtgttcctctaggtccaacttctttgggactctgagcttcctggacttcctggaagtctgtttcctttgctagattggggaagttttcctttattacttgttcaaatgagttttcaatttcttgctgttgttctccttctggcacctctataattcaggtattggaacgtttcaagttgtcccagaggttcctaagtctctcttcatttttttttggattcttatttcttctggatagatgtttatttccttcttttgttccaaatcgttgctttgagtcctggtttccttcttgtcactgttggctccctgaatattttgctttattttgctttgggtatccttcatttgttttttcatttttgacccaGCTTAATCAGATCTGTAAGCATTTTAATTACCAGGGTTAAATTATCCATCAGATAAGctggcaatctcctcattgcttagttctgaggttatgctctgctctttcatttgggccttatttctttgtcttagcccagctgataggttgtaaggggacagagccttaggtactcaccagggtagggcaactcTCTTTGCCTCGCtccagcactgcctgtgggggaggagccagagagggaacagtgcagcttgcctgctctcTAACGCACTTTTCAACTCTCATGTGAGGGTGGGAGTATCTCCCACTAGGCAATCCCAGTGGTAGCCCACAATCAGCTCTGAGTCCCCTTAAATCAGCCCCTCCTACACAGCCCACCAAGCtcagcacccagccctgcccccaaggcTGCCACGTTCCCATGGATTTTCTGAGTTGGCCCACTCAGTCTGCTGCCTTACctgttgttctggttgattttttctttaattctttggatgtcagagttccatgcagtttgattttttggcgattttggttgtttactgattttagattggttgttatcctccttttggttgtgtgaggaagtgaagggtttctacctgtgcctccatcttggctggaactcctacTGTTTCAAACTAATACATATTTCAGTAGGGATGGCAAAATTATAAGAATTTTAAGGctgttttattatattaaatattggTGGTATAAAGTGGTACCATCTATAAGATGAACTATTGCACATTGATATAACTATTTTTTAGCTCTGAAATGAATCCAATGTGgaagaaaaattaagttttaaaaggaTGATAAAATGTGAAATGCTTTTCAAAGTATGCAATTTATTGGTATTTTGCAGGTTTTACCTGCAGTGAACTTTACAGAACAGAAATGCAAAATGCAGGAAGATAAAAGTCTGctaaacaaaaccccaaactggaaatcaacatacaaaatcGGTATACCAAGAAATGGTGTGACATACTGATGTCAAACTGGGcactgttttatgtttttgatcacttgttaaataaatatttaattaatatgttTTGGTGCCATTTAAATACTGTTACCCAAAAACTCCAATTATGACAAGGATAGAATGTAATACCAGAGACATTTGCTTTGAATTTTAGAAAGTTCTTTTCTCCCTAAAGTAACTAGTTTGAGTGTGCATCATCAAAAAATGTAGTCTGAGGTGATTCATAAACAGTGAAAAAAACCAatcatcttctttcattttgttaggTTTTCCTAATAAGGTCAACTTCTTATTCAACATGCCCTCTTAGTCAAAAGCAATTTTAGGTTTCTTTGGTTTTAGGTACAAATAACTTCATTCCACATCTGTCACTTCTATTCCATCACTTTCTTTAACATAAACCACTGAACCCAAAGTTTTCTCTGAAAGAGATCCTGTACCAGTCTCTTTACATCTTGCAAAGTTTTCTTGGTTTgtgtcttctaattttattttcttggtgttttGAAATAACTGAGTCACTGGTTCCAACTTGCTTTTCTCAGTCCCTTGCATTAAGTGATCATTCACTTTTGAATCCATACACATAGCAGATACTTGAGTAGCAGATTTACTAAGAGAAAATCCCATTGGAACAACTGAATAAATACAGTAGTGGAAACACGGCCTCAACTTGATTgcttgagggaaaaaaaatggaaacaagtgaATACAGCAGGAATTTCAATCAACTTCATGGCAATGTTCATTTTAATGGAATGTCATGGTGATGATgccaaaaatataaagtaaaacacTTCTACTTTttagtgtttacatttttttctgtgggaGAGGTTGCAGGTTCTGCAGATTCTTTGAAAGtcgttttaaaaagaaatttaccaAGTTTTATGTATCATCAGCTTTAAGAAAATAGAACTTCTCTACTTGACCTTTTCTATCATTATTGCTACTAAAAATTTAGTAATTATTAATGGATTAAGGAAATAATTACTGAAGTCCATACACTGTGCTAGGTATCCTCCAAAAAATAAAGGTGGCCAAACACTTGTAAACATACACCAAATAATAACATACCATCAAAATACATGAGGCAAAAACTGCCAAagctgaagggagaaatagacagttCTACACTAATAGTTGGAAACTTCAATACTCAACTCTTAGTAATGGACAGAACTACTGCATAGAAGATAAGGAAATAGAAGACTttaacaacaaattaaaacaactagATTTACCAAAATATATAGAACATTCCACCCAACAACAACAgcatacacattcttctcaagtacacatggGATATTTTCTAGGATGAACCATGTCCTAGGCTACAAATGGACTctcaatagattttaaaagatagatgTCATACAAAGTATTgtatcttctctgatcacaatgggATGCAGTTACAAATTAGTAAcaggccctggtcaggtagctcagctgggtagaacattgtcctgatacaccaaggttgcgggtttgatctctggtcagggcacatacaagaatcaactaatgaatgcataaatatgtggaacaacaagatgatgtttctctcccttctgctatccaaagtcaataaataaaaatttatttaaaaaatcaataacagtagaaaaaaacaggaaaattccaaaatctgtggaaattaaacaatacactCTTAACCAATGGACCAAATAAACCACA is a genomic window of Phyllostomus discolor isolate MPI-MPIP mPhyDis1 chromosome 6, mPhyDis1.pri.v3, whole genome shotgun sequence containing:
- the C6H2orf15 gene encoding uncharacterized protein C2orf15 homolog, with protein sequence MGFSLSKSATQVSAMCMDSKVNDHLMQGTEKSKLEPVTQLFQNTKKIKLEDTNQENFARCKETGTGSLSEKTLGSVVYVKESDGIEVTDVE